Below is a genomic region from Rhodospirillum centenum SW.
GCGGCGCCACGCTGACGCCGGAGCTGTCGGCGCTGCTGTTCGGGCTGGTCGCCTACACCGCCGCCTTCATCGGGGAGATCGTGCGCAGCGGCATCCTGGCGGTGCCGCAGGGCCAGACCGAGGCGGCCCGCGCCCTGGGCCTGTCGGGCGGGCAGACGATGCGGCTGGTGGTGCTGCCGCAGGCGCTGCGGGTGATCGTGCCGCCGACCACCAGCCAGTACCTGAACCTGACCAAGAACAGTTCGCTGGCGGTGGCGATCGGCTATCCCGACTTCGTCTCCATCGTGAACACGACGATCAACCAGACCGGCCAGGCGCTCGAAGGCGTGGCCGCCGTCATGGCCGTGTACCTGACGATCAGCATCGCGCTGTCGCTGCTGATGAACTGGTACAACGCCCGGATCGCGCTGAAGGAGCGGTGAGATGACCCAGGAGCATGCCGCCGCCCCGGTCGCGCCGCCCCGGCCGCCGCGGTCCGGTCCCCTGGCCTGGATGCGGGCCAACCTGTTCTCCACCTGGTACAACGCGCTGCTGACCCTGCTCGTGCTCTGGGTGGCGGCGCAGGCGCTCCCGGGCGTCATCGCCTGGGCCCTGCGCGACGCCGTCTGGATCGCGGACGACGCCGCGGCCTGCCGGCAGGCGGGCGGGGCCTGCTGGGCCTTCATCGCGGAGAAGGCCCGCTTCATCCTGTTCGGCACCTATCCCTACCAGCAGCACTGGCGGCCCGCGGTCGCCATGCTGGCGGTGATCGCCATGCTGCTGGCCTCGGCCGACCGCCGGCTCTGGGGCCGGCCGCTGCTGCTGGTCTGGGGCCTGGGGCTGGGCGTCGCGGGCGCGCTCATGTTCGGCGGCTTCGCCGGGCTGGACTACGTGCCGACGGCGCGCTGGGGCGGTCTGCCGCTGACGCTGGCGCTGGCCGTCGTCGGGCTGGCCGTGGCCTTCCCCTTCAGCATCCTGCTGGCGCTGGGCCGCACCGGCGACCTGCCCGTGGTGAAGGCGATCTGCGTCGTCTACATCGAGGCGGTGCGCGGGGTGCCGCTGATCAGCATCCTGTTCATGGCCAGCGTGATGTTCCCGCTGTTCCTGCCGCAGGGCGTGACGGTGGACAAGCTGCTGCGGGCGCAGGTCGGGCTGATCCTGTTCGCCGCCGCCTATCTGGCCGAGGTGGTGCGCGGCGGCCTGCAGGCCATCCCCAAGGGCCAGTACGAGGCTGCCGCAGCACTCGGGCTCAGCTACTGGCAGCGGACCCGGCTGATCATCCTGCCCCAGGCGCTGGGTCTGGTGATCCCGCCGCTGGTCAACACCTTCATCGGTTTCTTCAAGGACACCAGCCTTGTCATCATCATCGGGCTGATGGACCTGCTGTCCACGGCCAAGACGGCGCTGACCGACCCGGCCTGGCGCGGCTTCTACAAGGAGGCCTACCTGTTCGTGGCCGCGATCTACTTCACCTTCTGCTTCGCCCTGTCGCGCTACAGCATGCATCTGGAGCGCACCTTCTCGCAGGGGCGCAGGCGGTGACGGGTTCCCCTGCCGCCGCCCCTGCCGCCTCTTCCGTTTCCCGCCGAGCCGACACCGTACCGGAGCCGCCCCGATGACCGCCCTTCCGACCCCCGTCACCCTGGCCCCCGGCGAGCCGATCATCGAGCTGCGCGGCGTCAACAAGTGGTACGGGGACTTCCATGTCCTGCGCGACATCGACCTGACCGTGACCAAGGGCGAGCGCATCGTCATCTGCGGCCCCTCGGGATCGGGCAAGTCCACCCTGATCCGCTGCATCAACCGGCTGGAGGAGCATCAGGCCGGCCGCATCGTCGTGGACGGGATCGAGCTGTCCAACGACGTGCGCAACATCGAGGCGATCCGCCGCGACGTCGGCATGGTGTTCCAGCAGTTCAACCTGTTCCCGCACCTGACGGTGCTGGAGAACTGCACCCTCGCCCCGGTCTGGGTGAAGAAGACCCCGCGCGCCGAGGCCGAGGCTGCGGCCCTGCGCTATCTGGAGCGGGTGCGCATCCCCGAGCAGGCGGCCAAGTTCCCCGGCCAGCTTTCCGGCGGGCAGCAGCAGCGCGTCGCCATCGCCCGCGCGCTCTGCATGAACCCCAACATCCTGCTGTTCGACGAGCCGACCAGCGCGCTCGACCCCGAGATGGTGAAGGAGGTGCTGGACGTGATGACCGACCTCGCCCAGGGCGGCATCACCATGCTGGTGGTGACGCACGAGATGGGCTTCGCCCGGCAGGTCGCCGACCGCGTGATCTTCATGGACCGCGGCGAGATCGTGGAACAGGCCCCGCCGGAGGAGTTCTTCGCCAACCCGAAGAACGAGCGCACCCGCCTGTTCCTGGGCCAGATCCTCAGCCACTGACATCTCGCCACTGACGCGGGGCAGGGGGCGTCCGCCCGTCTGCCGCCCGTCTGCCGCCCGTCTGCCGCCACCACCCGGCGGGACCGGGACGGGCGCACCCGTCCCGGCTGTGCGAGTTCCGGGAAGTGACCGTGGCTCCCCCTCCGCCCTTCCGGATGGTTACCGGAGAGTAAAACCCTCATCCTCCTGCGGTTTTGTCTTCCGCGGGCCGGCATAGTATTGAAGGGAGGGCGGCCCTGTCCGGGCATGGAAATGCTGCACTGCGGCCGTCCGCTGGCGCTGCCCCGGATTTCATCCGCAGAACTTCACATCGGGGACATGCGCCTGTCATGCGGCACGGGCATGGTGCCGGCGACGGCACGGGGGGACGTCCGGGGGGCGGGGGCCGCCGGTCCCGGGGGCATGAGTCCAGGGGGGCACACGAGCCCAGGGAGCACGAGCATGGAACGCGAACCGACCCTCTCCGAGATGCTGGACGACCCGCTGGTGCGGCTCGTGATGGCGCGCGACGGCGTCCACCCGGACGAGGTCCGGACCCTGATCGCCGCCACCACCGCCCGTCTCGCCGCCGCCCGCCTCGCCGCCGCCCGTGCCGCGGCGGAGCCGGCCACGCCCGCCGCCTCCGGACTCGCCGCCTGACGGCCCTGCGGTTGACTCCGCGGGGTTACGTAAATACATTTCCGTCAATACGACGGGGTGGCGGACCGCGGCGGGATGCGCTGGACATGGGATTCTGTGAAGGCGCGCCGGAACCTGCGGGTTCACAGGGTTTCATTCGAACTGGCGGCGGTCGCCCTGGGGGATCCCCATCTGGCGACACAGCCCGACCCGCATCCCGACGGCGACCGCTGGACCACGCTGGCCGGTATCGCCGGGGTGGTTCTCTTCATCGTCCATACCTGGCCCGATGAGGATGATCCCGATCCCGTCGGCCGCATCATCTCCGCCCGGCGGGCGACATCGCATGAGAGACGGGCCTATGAAGAAGGACAGGGCTGACGCTGCCCCCGCGGCGCCCGCTGCCGATCTCCCGGACCCGCTCCGGGACCAGATCCGGGCGCTCGCGGCCCTGCGGGACGAGGAGATCGACCTGACGGAGATGCCGGAGGTCCACGACTGGTCCCGGGCGCGGCGCGGCCCGCCGTCGCTGTACCGCCCCGTCAAGGAGGTGGTGACGATCCGGCTGGATGCCGACGTGCTGCACTGGTTCCGCGACCACGCCGCCGGCGGGCGGGGCTATCAGACGCGCATCAACGCCGCCCTGCGCGCCTACATGGACCAGCACCGCACCGACTGACCGGCGGGCGTTCCGGGCGGCTCGCCCCCTACAGCCGGTCCCGCCCGATCCAGAGGCGGTTGAGGGTGCGGGTGCCGAGGTCGGGGGCGGGGCGGCCGTCCAGGCGGGCGCGCGCCTCCTGGTAGGGGGCGACGAAGCGCAGCCGCCCGGGCAGCCGCGGATAGCTGCGCCGCACCCGGTCCAGCGCCCGCTCCGCCCGCTCGCGCGTCCGCGCGTCGGGCACCAGCCCGAAGCCGTGCGCCAGCCGCTCCGGCAGCAGCACGGCGGTCACGTCCAGCAACCATCGCGGCGTCCGCAGCCAGGGCCGGCGGCCGCGGAACAGGCTCTCCGCGACATGCCGCGCTTCCGGCGTCACCGTCAGCAGCGGCCCGTCCCAGGCGGCGCGGCAGCCGGCCTGGAACGCCTCCCAGTCGGGCGGCAGGTCCTCCGCCCGGATGCCGAACAGCCGCGCCAGCCGGCGCTGCTCCCGCCAGTACAGGTCCCGGCGCTCCGCCGGCAGCGGCGGCAGCACCCGGTCGTGGACCAGCAGCGCCGTGTCCGCCAGGGTGGCATGCACCCAGGCCAGCGCCGCCGGATCGTTCGCCCGGTAGGGCGAGCCGGCGGCGAACGGCCCCGCCGCCCCGGGCAGCCGGCCGGTCACGGCCGCGTGCCGCCGGTGCAGCCGCCGGGCCGCGGCCTCCGCCTGGGCCACGCTGCCGAACACCAGGGCGAAGACGATGCCGAAGGTGCGGTGGAAGCGGCCCAGCGGGTCGTCCAG
It encodes:
- a CDS encoding amino acid ABC transporter permease produces the protein MTQEHAAAPVAPPRPPRSGPLAWMRANLFSTWYNALLTLLVLWVAAQALPGVIAWALRDAVWIADDAAACRQAGGACWAFIAEKARFILFGTYPYQQHWRPAVAMLAVIAMLLASADRRLWGRPLLLVWGLGLGVAGALMFGGFAGLDYVPTARWGGLPLTLALAVVGLAVAFPFSILLALGRTGDLPVVKAICVVYIEAVRGVPLISILFMASVMFPLFLPQGVTVDKLLRAQVGLILFAAAYLAEVVRGGLQAIPKGQYEAAAALGLSYWQRTRLIILPQALGLVIPPLVNTFIGFFKDTSLVIIIGLMDLLSTAKTALTDPAWRGFYKEAYLFVAAIYFTFCFALSRYSMHLERTFSQGRRR
- a CDS encoding amino acid ABC transporter ATP-binding protein, with product MTALPTPVTLAPGEPIIELRGVNKWYGDFHVLRDIDLTVTKGERIVICGPSGSGKSTLIRCINRLEEHQAGRIVVDGIELSNDVRNIEAIRRDVGMVFQQFNLFPHLTVLENCTLAPVWVKKTPRAEAEAAALRYLERVRIPEQAAKFPGQLSGGQQQRVAIARALCMNPNILLFDEPTSALDPEMVKEVLDVMTDLAQGGITMLVVTHEMGFARQVADRVIFMDRGEIVEQAPPEEFFANPKNERTRLFLGQILSH
- a CDS encoding BrnT family toxin, coding for MKARRNLRVHRVSFELAAVALGDPHLATQPDPHPDGDRWTTLAGIAGVVLFIVHTWPDEDDPDPVGRIISARRATSHERRAYEEGQG
- a CDS encoding BrnA antitoxin family protein, which translates into the protein MKKDRADAAPAAPAADLPDPLRDQIRALAALRDEEIDLTEMPEVHDWSRARRGPPSLYRPVKEVVTIRLDADVLHWFRDHAAGGRGYQTRINAALRAYMDQHRTD
- a CDS encoding oxygenase MpaB family protein, which codes for MPPDRPPPSGPDSGPVTAADLEALLRASVAEGPGDPAGLFDPDGALWQVDREALLFLGAGRALLLQLAHPWVAAGVAAHSVALDDPLGRFHRTFGIVFALVFGSVAQAEAAARRLHRRHAAVTGRLPGAAGPFAAGSPYRANDPAALAWVHATLADTALLVHDRVLPPLPAERRDLYWREQRRLARLFGIRAEDLPPDWEAFQAGCRAAWDGPLLTVTPEARHVAESLFRGRRPWLRTPRWLLDVTAVLLPERLAHGFGLVPDARTRERAERALDRVRRSYPRLPGRLRFVAPYQEARARLDGRPAPDLGTRTLNRLWIGRDRL